Proteins found in one Methylobacterium sp. CB376 genomic segment:
- a CDS encoding dihydrofolate reductase — MPRVTLIAAVARNGVIGRDNDLAWRLRGDLRRFRALTMGKPVVMGRRTWDSIGRPLPGRRVIVMTRDPGWSAPGVETAAGWDAVLALVGEAEEVMVAGGAQIYALTLPLADRIELTEVAAAPEGDARFPEIPAGRFREVASEAHPAGPEDEHPYRFVTLDRHV, encoded by the coding sequence GTGCCCCGCGTCACCCTGATCGCCGCGGTCGCGCGCAACGGCGTCATCGGCCGCGACAACGACCTCGCCTGGCGCCTGCGCGGCGACCTGCGGCGCTTCCGCGCCCTCACGATGGGCAAGCCGGTGGTGATGGGCCGCCGGACCTGGGACTCGATTGGCCGGCCGCTTCCCGGCCGGCGGGTCATCGTGATGACCCGCGATCCCGGCTGGTCGGCGCCCGGCGTCGAGACGGCCGCCGGCTGGGACGCGGTGCTCGCCCTCGTCGGGGAGGCCGAGGAGGTGATGGTGGCGGGCGGCGCGCAGATCTACGCCCTGACCCTGCCGCTCGCCGACCGGATCGAACTCACCGAGGTGGCGGCGGCGCCCGAGGGCGACGCGCGCTTCCCCGAGATCCCGGCGGGCCGCTTCCGGGAGGTCGCGAGCGAGGCGCACCCGGCCGGCCCGGAGGACGAGCATCCCTACCGGTTCGTCACCCTCGACCGCCACGTTTGA
- a CDS encoding thymidylate synthase, producing MRAYHDLLRRILDDGVEKHDRTGTGTLSVFGHQMRFDLAEGFPLVTTKRLHLKSIIHELLWFLAGDTNVAYLQSNGVTIWDEWADEHGDLGPVYGKQWRSWAKPDGGSLDQIAWVLDEIRRNPDSRRLVVSAWNPADLDRMALAPCHCLFQFYVAQGRLSCQLYQRSADAFLGVPFNIASYALLTAMMAQVLDLVPGDFVHTLGDAHLYVNHVAQARQQLARDHRPLPQLRLNPQVRSLFDFRHDDVVLEGYDPHPAIRAPVAV from the coding sequence ATGCGCGCCTATCACGACCTCCTGCGGCGCATCCTCGACGACGGCGTCGAGAAGCACGACCGCACCGGGACCGGCACCCTCTCGGTGTTCGGCCACCAGATGCGCTTCGACCTCGCCGAGGGATTCCCGCTCGTCACCACCAAGCGCCTGCACCTGAAGTCGATCATCCACGAGCTGCTCTGGTTCCTGGCCGGGGACACCAACGTCGCCTACCTGCAGTCGAACGGGGTGACGATCTGGGACGAGTGGGCCGACGAGCACGGCGATCTCGGGCCGGTCTACGGCAAGCAGTGGCGCTCCTGGGCCAAGCCCGACGGCGGCAGCCTCGACCAGATCGCCTGGGTGCTCGACGAGATCCGCCGCAACCCGGATTCCCGCCGCCTCGTGGTCTCGGCCTGGAACCCGGCCGACCTCGACCGCATGGCGCTGGCCCCCTGCCACTGCCTGTTCCAGTTCTACGTCGCGCAGGGCCGCCTCTCCTGCCAGCTCTACCAGCGCTCGGCGGACGCCTTCCTGGGCGTGCCCTTCAACATCGCCTCCTACGCGCTGCTCACCGCCATGATGGCGCAGGTGCTCGACCTTGTCCCGGGCGACTTCGTGCACACGCTCGGCGACGCGCACCTCTACGTGAACCACGTCGCCCAGGCCCGCCAGCAGCTCGCCCGCGACCACCGGCCGCTGCCGCAGCTGCGCCTCAACCCGCAGGTGCGCTCGCTCTTCGATTTCCGCCATGACGACGTGGTCCTGGAGGGCTACGACCCGCATCCGGCGATCCGCGCGCCCGTGGCGGTCTGA
- a CDS encoding CPBP family intramembrane glutamic endopeptidase, translating into MKPVDHPSRSPVADPPFSPPAPGRERPAEGPGGPAAGPRGGAWQDRNAWRDRNAWRELGAAALLGLRPPLFLVAAGLLAFALVAGAARLLRRVGLSVWGFPYAGFDEAERYALTFAVVPLPILAALVVWRARARFGRGWTGALGLAAPPRGPLLPLLLLLWPGFQIGWVSALALLAGQPAAAAFRLPAALAGPAFAVWVAWLVLLAPVAEELLFRGDLFARAAGRLGPVAVVLLSAGLFALSHGIGHAARPLSVLPLGLVLGFVRLRTGSLPACIALHAVNNGAIVLAMLALAVP; encoded by the coding sequence TTGAAGCCCGTCGATCACCCTTCCCGCTCCCCTGTGGCGGATCCGCCCTTCTCCCCTCCCGCGCCGGGGCGCGAACGCCCCGCCGAGGGGCCCGGCGGCCCCGCGGCGGGGCCCCGCGGCGGCGCCTGGCAGGACCGCAACGCCTGGCGGGACCGCAACGCCTGGCGGGAGCTGGGCGCCGCGGCGCTCCTCGGCCTGCGCCCCCCGCTCTTCCTGGTGGCGGCCGGGCTCCTGGCCTTCGCGCTGGTGGCGGGGGCCGCCCGCCTGCTGCGCCGCGTCGGCCTCTCGGTCTGGGGCTTCCCGTACGCGGGCTTCGACGAGGCCGAGCGCTACGCCCTGACCTTCGCGGTCGTGCCGCTGCCGATCCTCGCCGCCCTGGTGGTCTGGCGGGCGCGGGCGCGCTTCGGGCGGGGCTGGACCGGGGCGCTCGGCCTCGCCGCGCCGCCCCGCGGACCGCTCCTGCCCCTGCTGCTGCTGCTCTGGCCCGGCTTCCAGATCGGCTGGGTCTCGGCCCTCGCGCTCCTCGCCGGCCAGCCCGCCGCGGCGGCGTTCCGGCTGCCCGCGGCGCTCGCCGGCCCGGCCTTCGCGGTCTGGGTGGCGTGGCTCGTGCTCCTGGCGCCGGTGGCCGAGGAGTTGCTGTTCCGGGGCGACCTGTTCGCCCGCGCGGCCGGGCGGCTCGGCCCGGTCGCGGTCGTGCTCCTGAGCGCCGGCCTGTTCGCGCTCAGCCACGGGATCGGCCACGCCGCCCGCCCGCTGAGCGTGCTCCCCCTCGGCCTCGTGCTCGGGTTCGTGCGGCTGCGCACCGGCAGCCTGCCCGCCTGCATCGCCCTGCACGCGGTGAACAACGGCGCGATCGTGCTCGCCATGCTGGCCCTCGCGGTCCCCTGA
- a CDS encoding SspB family protein, protein MADDLIRYDLLVQDALRSVVRKVLGDAARDGLAGEHHFYVSFRTDYPGVRISQRLREKYPQDMTIVLQHQFWDLGVTEHAFEVGLSFSGIPERLLVPFEAVTGFFDPSVQFGLKFELGEGQAGEESAAPAASPGASLRAIRGAGSEPSEAAPKVPALAAAPKMLGADKPEAKPAGKEAAKAPAKPAEEPAAPEGGASVVSLDAFRKKS, encoded by the coding sequence ATGGCAGACGATCTGATTCGCTACGATCTCCTGGTGCAGGACGCCCTGCGCAGCGTTGTGCGCAAGGTTCTCGGCGACGCGGCCCGCGACGGGCTCGCGGGCGAGCATCACTTCTACGTGTCGTTCCGGACCGACTACCCGGGCGTGCGCATCTCCCAGCGCCTGCGCGAGAAGTACCCGCAGGACATGACGATCGTCCTGCAGCACCAGTTCTGGGACCTGGGGGTGACCGAGCACGCCTTCGAGGTGGGGCTGTCCTTCTCCGGCATCCCCGAGCGGCTTCTGGTGCCGTTCGAGGCGGTGACGGGCTTCTTCGACCCCTCGGTGCAGTTCGGCCTGAAATTCGAACTGGGCGAGGGGCAGGCGGGCGAGGAGAGTGCGGCGCCGGCCGCGAGCCCGGGAGCGAGCCTGCGGGCGATCCGCGGCGCGGGGTCCGAGCCGAGCGAGGCGGCCCCGAAGGTGCCGGCCCTCGCGGCGGCGCCGAAGATGCTGGGCGCCGACAAGCCGGAGGCGAAGCCCGCCGGCAAGGAGGCCGCCAAGGCCCCGGCCAAGCCGGCCGAGGAGCCCGCCGCCCCCGAGGGCGGGGCCTCCGTGGTGAGCCTCGACGCGTTCCGCAAGAAGAGCTGA
- a CDS encoding cytochrome P450, with the protein MDLFAFLRAARANPLTTWFREHFEHLIVTGEGALGRITVVSDPAAIRHILVDNAANYRKDDLQRRVLAPGLGNGLLTAEGEEWRLQRRTLAPIFSARHVAGFQAPMSEAAAVLARRLARRDGQAVDVALEMTRVTLDVLERTIFTHGLPRDPDALGRAITRYFEALGPIDPLDVFGMPDWVPRIGRLRARPALRFFAEVVDELIARRRALLAAGEAPHDLMTLLLRAQDPETGQGLSDLEVKANIVTFIGAGHETTANALTWTLYCLSQDEASRARAEAEIDAAFAAEAQPRADAFPFTRAALEEAIRLFPPVPFMSRQAIADDRLGRIKIPRGSLVTVAPYVLHRHRRLWDDPDAYRPERFLPEFRGRIDRYAYLPFGAGPRVCIGMSFSLMEATLVLAHLLRAVRLDRSPEAGPVVPLHRVTLRPRDGMRMRVTRRESGR; encoded by the coding sequence ATGGACCTGTTCGCCTTCCTGCGCGCCGCGCGGGCGAATCCCCTCACCACGTGGTTCCGGGAGCATTTCGAGCACCTGATCGTGACGGGGGAGGGGGCGCTCGGGCGGATCACCGTGGTGAGCGACCCGGCCGCGATCCGGCACATCCTGGTCGACAACGCCGCCAATTACCGCAAGGACGACCTCCAGCGCCGCGTCCTGGCGCCGGGCCTGGGCAACGGGCTGCTCACCGCCGAGGGCGAGGAGTGGCGCCTGCAGCGGCGCACGCTGGCGCCGATCTTCTCCGCCCGCCACGTGGCGGGCTTCCAGGCGCCGATGAGCGAGGCGGCGGCGGTGCTCGCCCGGCGCCTCGCGCGGCGCGACGGGCAGGCGGTGGACGTGGCCCTGGAGATGACCCGGGTCACCCTCGACGTGCTGGAGCGGACGATCTTCACGCACGGGCTGCCGCGCGACCCCGACGCGCTCGGGCGGGCGATCACCCGCTACTTCGAGGCGCTCGGGCCGATCGACCCCCTCGACGTGTTCGGGATGCCCGACTGGGTGCCGCGGATCGGGCGGCTGCGGGCGCGGCCGGCCCTGCGCTTCTTCGCCGAGGTGGTGGACGAGCTGATCGCGCGGCGCCGGGCGCTGCTCGCGGCGGGCGAGGCGCCGCACGACCTGATGACGCTGCTCCTGCGGGCGCAGGACCCCGAGACGGGGCAGGGCCTCTCGGACCTGGAGGTGAAGGCCAACATCGTGACCTTCATCGGGGCCGGCCACGAGACCACCGCCAACGCGCTGACCTGGACGCTCTACTGCCTGTCGCAGGACGAGGCCTCCCGCGCCCGGGCCGAGGCCGAGATCGACGCGGCCTTCGCGGCCGAGGCGCAGCCGCGCGCCGACGCCTTCCCGTTCACGCGGGCGGCCCTGGAGGAGGCGATCCGGCTCTTCCCGCCGGTGCCCTTCATGAGCCGGCAGGCGATCGCCGACGACCGACTCGGGCGGATCAAGATCCCGCGCGGCTCGCTGGTGACGGTGGCGCCCTACGTGCTGCACCGCCACCGCCGCCTGTGGGACGATCCGGACGCCTACCGGCCGGAGCGGTTCCTGCCCGAGTTCCGCGGCCGGATCGACCGCTACGCCTACCTGCCGTTCGGGGCGGGGCCGCGGGTCTGCATCGGGATGAGCTTCTCGCTGATGGAGGCGACGCTGGTGCTGGCGCATCTCCTGCGCGCCGTGCGCCTCGACCGCTCGCCGGAGGCCGGGCCGGTGGTGCCCCTGCACCGGGTCACGCTGCGGCCGCGGGACGGCATGCGGATGCGGGTGACGCGGCGGGAATCCGGCCGGTAG
- the fumC gene encoding class II fumarate hydratase — MSPTEKATRTESDTFGPIEVPADRYWGAQTQRSIQNFRIGTERMPAPLVHALGLVKQAAALVNRDLGVLEPRLAEAIAAASAEVVEGRHDGEFPLVVWQTGSGTQSNMNANEVIASLANERLGGQRGGKSPVHPNDHVNRGQSSNDTFPTAMHIAVAREISDRLMPALHHLHAALDAKAQDFAGIVKIGRTHLQDATPVTLGQEFSGYAAQVALGGARVGAALPGVLALAQGGTAVGTGLNAHPDFAERFAAKVAELTGLPFTSAQNKFEALATHDALVFAQGALTSLASGLFKIANDIRLMGSGPRSGLGEISLPENEPGSSIMPGKVNPTQAEAMTMVCAQVIGNGTTVSVAGSQGHFELNVFKPVIANAVLQSVRLLADAAVSFADNCVVGIKPNHDRIADLMSRSLMLVTALAPTIGYDKAAEIAKTAHKNGTTLKEEALRLGYVTAEQFDAVVRPETMLAPSAE, encoded by the coding sequence ATGTCGCCGACCGAGAAAGCCACCCGCACGGAATCCGACACGTTCGGGCCGATCGAAGTCCCGGCCGACCGCTACTGGGGGGCGCAGACCCAGCGCTCGATCCAGAATTTCCGCATCGGCACGGAGCGCATGCCCGCCCCGCTTGTGCACGCCCTCGGCCTCGTGAAGCAGGCGGCGGCGCTCGTGAACCGCGACCTCGGCGTGCTGGAGCCGCGGCTCGCCGAGGCCATCGCGGCCGCCTCCGCCGAGGTGGTCGAGGGGCGCCACGACGGCGAGTTCCCGCTGGTGGTCTGGCAGACCGGCTCGGGCACGCAGTCGAACATGAACGCCAACGAGGTGATCGCGAGCCTCGCCAACGAGCGGCTCGGCGGGCAGCGCGGCGGCAAGTCGCCGGTGCACCCGAACGACCACGTCAACCGCGGCCAATCCTCGAACGACACGTTCCCGACCGCGATGCACATCGCGGTGGCCCGCGAGATCAGCGACCGGCTGATGCCGGCGCTCCACCACCTGCACGCGGCCCTCGACGCCAAGGCGCAGGACTTCGCCGGGATCGTCAAGATCGGCCGCACCCACCTGCAGGACGCGACCCCGGTCACGCTCGGCCAGGAATTCTCCGGCTACGCCGCCCAGGTGGCCCTCGGCGGCGCGCGCGTCGGGGCGGCGCTGCCCGGCGTGCTGGCCCTCGCCCAGGGCGGCACCGCGGTCGGCACCGGCCTCAACGCCCATCCGGACTTCGCCGAGCGCTTCGCCGCCAAGGTGGCGGAGCTGACCGGCCTGCCCTTCACCTCGGCGCAGAACAAGTTCGAGGCCCTCGCCACCCACGACGCGCTCGTCTTCGCCCAGGGGGCGCTCACCAGCCTGGCGAGCGGCCTGTTCAAGATCGCCAACGACATCCGCCTGATGGGCTCCGGCCCGCGCTCCGGCCTCGGCGAGATCTCGCTGCCCGAGAACGAGCCCGGCTCCTCGATCATGCCCGGCAAGGTCAACCCGACCCAGGCCGAGGCGATGACCATGGTCTGCGCCCAGGTGATCGGCAACGGCACCACCGTCTCGGTGGCGGGCAGCCAGGGCCATTTCGAGCTCAACGTGTTCAAGCCGGTCATCGCCAACGCGGTGCTGCAATCGGTGCGCCTCCTGGCCGACGCGGCGGTGAGCTTCGCGGACAATTGCGTCGTCGGGATCAAGCCGAACCACGACCGCATCGCCGACCTGATGAGCCGCTCGCTGATGCTGGTGACCGCGCTCGCGCCGACGATCGGCTACGACAAGGCCGCCGAGATCGCCAAGACCGCCCACAAGAACGGCACTACGCTCAAGGAGGAGGCGCTGCGCCTCGGCTACGTCACGGCCGAGCAGTTCGACGCCGTGGTGCGGCCCGAGACGATGCTGGCGCCGAGCGCGGAGTAG
- a CDS encoding DUF4169 family protein, with protein sequence MAEIINLRRARKARARQTEEARAEENRVAFGRPKAARTLAESRRAIETARHEGHRLEGPPEDRPGVTDPSE encoded by the coding sequence ATGGCCGAGATCATCAACCTGCGCCGGGCCCGCAAGGCCCGGGCCCGGCAGACCGAGGAGGCGAGGGCGGAGGAGAACCGCGTCGCCTTCGGGCGGCCGAAGGCCGCGCGGACGCTCGCCGAGTCCCGCCGCGCGATCGAGACCGCCCGCCACGAGGGCCACCGGCTCGAGGGCCCGCCCGAGGACCGGCCCGGGGTGACCGATCCGTCGGAATGA
- a CDS encoding ribbon-helix-helix domain-containing protein, with amino-acid sequence MTGSAAGLRKRSVMIAGHRTSVSLEDPFWEALQRLARARGLSVPALIGRIDAGRAGQNLSSAIRVFVLRALQEEAGGPEAPT; translated from the coding sequence ATGACGGGATCGGCGGCCGGCCTGCGCAAGCGCTCGGTGATGATCGCCGGGCACCGCACCAGCGTGTCGCTGGAGGACCCGTTCTGGGAGGCGCTCCAGCGGCTCGCGCGGGCGCGCGGCCTCTCCGTCCCGGCGCTGATCGGGCGCATCGACGCCGGGCGCGCGGGGCAGAACCTCTCCTCGGCGATCCGGGTCTTCGTGCTGCGCGCCCTGCAGGAGGAGGCGGGCGGGCCGGAGGCGCCGACCTGA
- a CDS encoding TetR/AcrR family transcriptional regulator, giving the protein MEAARHGPRQRRKEARPGEILDAAFEEFARRGYAATRLDDVAARAGITKGTIYVYFPSKEDLFVATFKEMVRPTMENIAALTHAPQGTAMDILRAHFRFVYDHMVADRRGRELLRLLMAEAGRFPSLAERWHDEVIGPAVERMRAVMRYGVARGEFRPGVEEAYPHLLFSPVMMASTWLSLFGEAHPLELQGYYAAHLDMMRRALCIAA; this is encoded by the coding sequence ATGGAGGCGGCACGGCACGGGCCGCGGCAGCGGCGCAAGGAGGCCCGTCCGGGGGAGATCCTGGACGCGGCCTTCGAAGAATTCGCCCGCAGGGGCTACGCGGCGACGCGCCTCGACGACGTGGCGGCCCGCGCCGGCATCACCAAGGGCACGATCTACGTCTACTTCCCGAGCAAGGAGGACCTGTTCGTCGCCACCTTCAAGGAGATGGTGCGCCCGACGATGGAGAACATCGCGGCCCTGACGCACGCGCCGCAGGGCACCGCGATGGACATCCTGCGCGCGCATTTCCGCTTCGTCTACGACCACATGGTGGCAGACCGGCGGGGCCGGGAATTGCTGCGCCTGCTGATGGCGGAGGCCGGCCGCTTCCCGAGCCTGGCGGAGCGCTGGCACGACGAGGTGATCGGCCCGGCGGTGGAGCGGATGCGGGCGGTGATGCGCTACGGCGTCGCGCGCGGCGAGTTCCGCCCGGGCGTCGAGGAGGCCTATCCGCACCTGCTGTTCTCGCCGGTGATGATGGCCTCGACCTGGCTCAGCCTGTTCGGGGAGGCGCACCCGCTCGAGCTTCAGGGCTACTACGCGGCCCATCTCGACATGATGCGGCGCGCCCTGTGCATCGCCGCGTGA
- a CDS encoding efflux RND transporter periplasmic adaptor subunit, whose amino-acid sequence MPLLPMLRLIRAALLAGAALGPAAAAGAPADATPPPSLAAVKTVTAARTDVAGEVVLSGDVQAKFLSTVAFRVTGKIAERLAEVGDHVGADQVLARLEPQEQRVNVETAEAALSSAEALLTQAKVNFERQQALMRSGYTTRSSYDQAEQQLRTSQASVDSARAALGSAREQFTYTELRAGVAGIITARNAEAGQVVSSGQTVFTLAHDGPRDAVFIVPETLLTTPPAGGRIEISLQADPRIRTTGAVREISPTIDPGTGGVRVRIGLDSVPPEMSLGAVVLGRGRFRPRQAVTLPWSALFRWKDAPAVWVLDPGSGTVTPRPVEIARYAGSAIVLAGGVEAGEQVVTAGIQFLRPGQRVAAAGEGAP is encoded by the coding sequence ATGCCGCTCCTCCCCATGCTTCGCCTGATTCGCGCGGCGCTCCTCGCGGGCGCGGCGCTCGGCCCCGCCGCGGCGGCCGGCGCCCCGGCCGACGCGACGCCGCCGCCCTCGCTCGCCGCCGTCAAGACCGTCACGGCCGCCCGCACCGACGTGGCGGGCGAGGTCGTGCTGTCCGGCGACGTCCAGGCCAAGTTCCTCAGCACCGTCGCGTTCCGCGTGACCGGCAAGATCGCCGAGCGCCTCGCCGAGGTCGGCGACCACGTGGGGGCCGACCAGGTGCTGGCCCGGCTCGAACCGCAGGAGCAGCGGGTCAACGTCGAGACCGCCGAGGCGGCCCTGTCCTCGGCGGAGGCGCTGCTGACCCAGGCCAAGGTGAATTTCGAGCGCCAGCAGGCGCTCATGCGCAGCGGCTACACGACCCGCAGCAGCTACGACCAGGCCGAGCAGCAGCTGCGCACCAGCCAGGCCTCGGTCGATTCGGCCCGCGCCGCCCTCGGCTCGGCCCGGGAGCAATTCACCTACACGGAGCTGCGGGCCGGGGTCGCCGGCATCATCACGGCCCGCAACGCCGAGGCCGGGCAGGTCGTCTCCTCGGGCCAGACCGTGTTCACCCTGGCGCATGACGGCCCCCGCGACGCGGTCTTCATCGTGCCCGAGACCCTGCTGACCACCCCGCCGGCGGGCGGCAGGATCGAGATCAGCCTGCAGGCCGATCCGCGCATCCGCACCACCGGCGCGGTGCGGGAGATCTCGCCGACCATCGACCCCGGCACCGGCGGCGTGCGGGTGAGGATCGGCCTCGATTCCGTGCCGCCCGAGATGAGCCTGGGCGCGGTCGTGCTCGGGCGCGGGCGCTTCCGGCCGCGGCAGGCCGTGACCCTGCCCTGGAGCGCGCTCTTCCGCTGGAAGGACGCGCCCGCCGTCTGGGTGCTCGATCCGGGCTCCGGCACGGTGACGCCGAGGCCGGTCGAGATCGCCCGCTACGCCGGCTCCGCCATCGTGCTGGCCGGGGGCGTCGAGGCGGGCGAGCAGGTCGTCACCGCGGGGATCCAGTTCCTGCGCCCGGGCCAGCGCGTCGCCGCCGCCGGGGAGGGCGCGCCGTGA